The Blastopirellula retiformator genome includes a region encoding these proteins:
- a CDS encoding alpha/beta fold hydrolase, producing MAQIRTPAGLEIEYDTFGASSDPPLLLIMGFGAQMIGWSSPFCQQLADAGRFVIRFDNRDCGLSSKMDGQQVDLNQVIAHVSAGEFDAARELIPYSIEDMVGDAIALLDGLQSPRAHVVGSSMGGVIAQVMASEYPDRVLTLTSMMSTTGEPHVGQSSPEAMRALFTPSPSDREGFIQAAVKSAVWSSKKYFDPEETRKRAAESYDRSYYPEGAARQIAALIANGSRETALKSLTVPTLVIHGLDDTLIPPSGGQRTAELAPNARLLLLQDMGHDRPRPLWPQICGAIIEHTASASF from the coding sequence CGAATATGACACGTTCGGCGCCAGCAGTGATCCTCCTCTATTGCTGATCATGGGATTTGGCGCGCAGATGATTGGCTGGTCCTCTCCCTTTTGCCAACAACTGGCCGATGCAGGACGGTTCGTGATTCGATTCGACAATCGTGATTGCGGACTCTCTTCGAAAATGGATGGTCAGCAGGTCGATCTGAATCAGGTGATTGCCCATGTGTCGGCGGGCGAGTTCGACGCCGCCCGGGAATTGATTCCCTATTCCATCGAAGACATGGTCGGCGATGCGATCGCACTGCTTGATGGCCTGCAATCGCCTCGGGCGCACGTGGTTGGTTCCTCCATGGGGGGCGTAATCGCGCAGGTCATGGCGAGCGAATACCCTGATCGCGTCCTGACCCTCACTTCGATGATGTCGACGACCGGCGAGCCGCATGTCGGGCAGTCGTCTCCCGAAGCGATGCGCGCCTTATTTACTCCGTCGCCGAGCGACCGTGAGGGATTCATCCAAGCCGCAGTCAAGTCGGCTGTCTGGAGTTCTAAGAAGTATTTTGACCCAGAAGAAACGAGGAAACGCGCCGCCGAGAGCTATGATCGTTCGTACTATCCTGAGGGCGCCGCTCGACAGATTGCCGCGCTTATCGCCAACGGTTCGCGCGAAACAGCGCTAAAGTCGCTAACCGTTCCGACTTTGGTGATTCACGGACTCGACGACACGTTGATCCCTCCCAGTGGCGGCCAGCGCACTGCCGAATTGGCGCCAAACGCCCGGCTGTTGCTGCTGCAAGACATGGGGCACGATCGCCCGCGTCCGCTTTGGCCACAGATCTGCGGGGCGATAATCGAGCATACCGCAAGTGCGAGTTTTTAG